AAGAGTGACGACATTTCCTCGTGACGATTCTCGATCGGCGTTCCCGTCAACGCCCAGCTCCGCTTGCGGGGAATGGACCGTGCGACGTCTGCCGTCCGTGAATCACGGTTCTTGATTCGCTGTGCTTCGTCGAGCACCACCAGGTCGAAGCGGGGTAGATTCTCTTCGCCCATCGCTTCAAAGTCGCGTGCCATCGACTCATAGTTAGCGATCAGGATGGGTGTATTGGGCATCTCCCAGATCATGCGACGTCGGTTCGTATCTCCCTGTACCACGGTGACAGGCAGCTCTTCGGCCCAGAATTTGAACTCGCGTTGCCAGTTGGGAATCAACGGTTTGGGACAGACCAGCAGGATCCGACGCACCTGTCCGCTCCGCAGCAGCAGACGCACGCCGGTAATCGTCTGCATGGTTTTTCCCAGTCCCATTTCATCGGCGAGCAACGCAGACTTTTTAGAGAACAACCAGGCAATCCCCTCATACTGATAGGGGAATGGTTCGAAAGGCATGATCAGTTCCTGCCCGGCCAGCCAGGTTTCCAGCGGCGGCTGCAACAGGTAGAACAGACGGTCTTCGAGTGAAAGCGCGTTGGCCGGCGGTTTGAGCCGGGTCGACTTTTTGCGCGGGGTGACTTCGGATCCTTCGACTTCCGGGCCTTTCATCTTGCTCAGTTCGGGCTTGTCTTCTTTCTCCTCTTTGGGCGGAATGAACTCCAGGCCGTCGGGAAAGGTCATGCCGAACGTTCTGACGCGTGGCCTGGTCGGCTTCCACTTGGGCTGCAGGCCGGCGCGTTCAATCAATTCGATTTCAGAGGCATCGAGATTGAATTTCCGGGTCAGGGCACCATTCATACCGGACGCAAATATGGACGTACTGACTGTCAGCGGGACAGTGTCACTGCTGATCTGTCGTAACAGTTCCTCGCGATCCGTGTCAGATATGGATTGTGTCTCGGGGGCTGTAGAAGGGGGCAGAAAATGCGGTCCCCCCGTGTGAGGTGCCTTGTGTTGTGCCTGTTGTTGCTGGAATGATGGCTCGGTAAAATCCACGTCTCTGCCTGATCTGGAAGTAGTGCCTGATAAATTAATTCAACGCTGCCTCAGAAAGCGGTCTAACGGGAGGAACCCATCTTTACCGCTTCTGTTAAGGCTTCACGCACACGTTCAAACGGCTCCCCAAGGTCAGCATCGCCGGGGATATGCTGACTCGTTTTTTCAATCGCAGACTTTCCAATCTGATGGGCAGCATCAAACCGCAGCCGGTTTCGCCCGACCTGTTCTGTAAGGTAGGCGTCACTCTCTTCGATCAGCTGTTCCACATCAGTCAGGATGGCGACCGGAATCGAAGTATGGTTCTGCAGTTCCAGCGCCTGTTCCTGCTCTACGAGGATCAGGCTCGGCTTGACGTTCATCTTCTCAACCAGCGTCTGCCCAATCACTTCCCCCAGCAGGAACGGAACCAGTGTCGGTCCATACAATACCTCTTGCGTCCGGTTCGGTTTGACGGGAGTCGTACATTGAAATTCCAGGGGGCGACCAAAATGATTCGTCACCAGCAGACCTCCGATCAGCGCCCCGTCCGGGCATTCAATCGTGGTCAGGAATCCCAGTTTCAACTCTTTGCTGTTACCGTCCGCGGCCATAAAGTTCTCTTCTCCGGATGTCAGTTCTTGTGTTGTCGACAATGATCAGGTGATCCTGATTCTCATCTGAACCGTACTTCTCTCGTCAATCAGGAAAACCTACTGTATCGATATCATCG
The nucleotide sequence above comes from Gimesia sp.. Encoded proteins:
- a CDS encoding DEAD/DEAH box helicase, which encodes MDFTEPSFQQQQAQHKAPHTGGPHFLPPSTAPETQSISDTDREELLRQISSDTVPLTVSTSIFASGMNGALTRKFNLDASEIELIERAGLQPKWKPTRPRVRTFGMTFPDGLEFIPPKEEKEDKPELSKMKGPEVEGSEVTPRKKSTRLKPPANALSLEDRLFYLLQPPLETWLAGQELIMPFEPFPYQYEGIAWLFSKKSALLADEMGLGKTMQTITGVRLLLRSGQVRRILLVCPKPLIPNWQREFKFWAEELPVTVVQGDTNRRRMIWEMPNTPILIANYESMARDFEAMGEENLPRFDLVVLDEAQRIKNRDSRTADVARSIPRKRSWALTGTPIENRHEEMSSLFEWMEIIPPRGTPDLRQLQTLSKEFILRRTKDLVMTDLPPRLDRPAYLDLNPAQRIAYETAEKDGVIQLNEMGDSITVQHVFELVLRLKQITNFDPVTGDSAKLDRLEADMEEIAASGGKAILFSQWTKPLDFMAQRLERFGTLVYHGGIPTKQREPILDQFKHDPNSHLLLMSYGTGAVGLNLQFAGYVFLFDRWWNPAIEDQAINRAHRIGQKTQVIVTKFVCNNTIEERIDMVLEQKRELFRSILGDGDTTCESRSLTAAEIFGLFDLKQKKGDTTQKIAPKVPNSAA